The Achromobacter deleyi genome has a window encoding:
- a CDS encoding HesA/MoeB/ThiF family protein, with amino-acid sequence MNDEQLLRYARHILLDELGIEGQEKLLAARVLIVGAGGLGSPAALYLATAGVGDITLADDDVVELSNLQRQILHTTASVGRPKAESGRDMLAAFNPQTRVHARVERLKDQALSDAVAQADLVLDCTDNFTTRHAINRACVQHRKPLVSGAAIRFDGQVSVYDLRDDNAPCYHCLFPEADEVEEANCATMGVFAPVVGIIGSMQAAEALKLLSGVGESLSGRLLWLDVRTMQWRSVNVQRDPECAVCGHRGHG; translated from the coding sequence ATGAACGACGAGCAACTGCTGCGCTACGCCCGCCACATCCTGCTGGACGAACTCGGGATCGAAGGGCAGGAAAAACTGCTGGCGGCGCGTGTGCTCATCGTGGGGGCGGGTGGACTGGGTTCGCCCGCCGCGCTCTACCTGGCGACCGCCGGCGTGGGCGACATCACGCTGGCCGACGACGATGTCGTCGAGCTGAGCAACCTGCAACGCCAGATCCTGCACACCACCGCCAGCGTCGGCCGCCCCAAGGCCGAGTCCGGGCGCGACATGCTGGCCGCGTTCAACCCGCAGACGCGCGTCCATGCGCGCGTCGAGCGGCTGAAGGACCAGGCCCTGTCCGACGCGGTCGCGCAGGCGGACCTGGTGCTGGACTGCACCGACAACTTCACGACCCGGCACGCCATCAACCGCGCTTGCGTGCAGCATCGCAAGCCCCTCGTTTCCGGCGCGGCGATCCGCTTTGACGGCCAGGTCAGCGTGTACGACCTGCGCGACGACAATGCGCCCTGCTATCACTGCCTGTTCCCCGAAGCCGATGAGGTCGAGGAAGCCAACTGCGCCACGATGGGTGTCTTTGCGCCGGTCGTCGGCATCATAGGCAGCATGCAGGCCGCGGAAGCGCTCAAGCTGCTTTCCGGGGTGGGCGAAAGCCTGTCTGGCCGCCTGTTGTGGCTGGACGTGCGCACCATGCAATGGCGCAGCGTCAATGTGCAGCGGGACCCCGAATGCGCGGTCTGCGGACACCGCGGACACGGGTGA
- the proB gene encoding glutamate 5-kinase yields MSAESTAVSVVTNAQRLVAKVGSSLVTNEGRGLDRAAVAHWAAQIAALHKQGKQIVLVSSGAIAEGMARLGWRKRPSVMHELQAAAAVGQMGLCQAYEAAFAEYGLRTAQILLTHEDLADRHRYLNARSTLFALLRLGVVPIVNENDTVVTDEIRLGDNDTLGALVTNLIEADTLIILTDQRGLYDSDPRKNPEAKFMSHAQAGDPALEAMAGGAGSGIGTGGMLTKVLAAKRAAHSGAHTVIASGHERNVLTRLAQGECIGSELRAVLPVWSARKQWLADHLRLRGRVVLDDGAVQALLREGKSLLPIGVTEVEGEFGRGDVVACVDSEGRECARGLINYSSVDTRRILRQPSSQIARILGSMTEPELMHRDNLVVL; encoded by the coding sequence ATGTCTGCTGAATCAACTGCCGTTTCCGTCGTCACCAACGCCCAGCGCCTAGTCGCCAAAGTCGGCTCGTCGCTGGTCACCAACGAAGGCCGAGGCCTGGACCGCGCCGCCGTGGCGCACTGGGCCGCGCAGATCGCCGCCCTGCACAAGCAGGGCAAGCAGATCGTGCTGGTCTCCAGCGGCGCCATTGCCGAAGGCATGGCCCGGCTGGGCTGGCGCAAGCGCCCGTCCGTCATGCACGAACTGCAGGCCGCGGCGGCCGTGGGCCAGATGGGCCTGTGCCAGGCCTATGAAGCGGCATTCGCCGAATACGGCCTGCGCACCGCGCAGATCCTGCTGACGCACGAAGACCTGGCCGACCGCCACCGTTACCTGAACGCGCGCAGCACCTTGTTTGCGCTGCTGCGCCTGGGTGTGGTGCCGATCGTCAATGAGAACGACACGGTCGTCACCGACGAGATCCGGCTGGGTGACAACGATACGCTGGGCGCGCTGGTCACCAACCTGATCGAAGCCGATACGCTGATCATCCTGACGGATCAGCGCGGCCTGTACGACTCGGACCCCCGCAAGAATCCCGAAGCCAAATTCATGTCGCACGCCCAGGCCGGCGATCCCGCCCTGGAAGCCATGGCAGGCGGCGCAGGCAGCGGCATCGGCACCGGCGGCATGCTTACGAAGGTGCTGGCCGCCAAGCGCGCGGCGCACAGCGGCGCGCACACGGTCATTGCCTCCGGCCATGAACGCAACGTGCTGACGCGCCTGGCCCAGGGCGAGTGCATCGGCAGCGAGCTGCGCGCCGTCCTGCCGGTCTGGTCCGCGCGCAAGCAATGGCTGGCCGACCACCTGCGCCTGCGCGGACGCGTGGTGCTCGATGATGGCGCAGTGCAGGCGCTGCTGCGCGAAGGCAAGAGCCTGCTGCCCATCGGGGTGACGGAAGTGGAAGGCGAGTTCGGCCGTGGCGACGTCGTGGCCTGCGTGGACAGCGAAGGGCGCGAATGCGCCCGCGGCCTGATCAATTATTCGTCGGTAGACACGCGCCGCATCTTGCGCCAGCCTTCGTCGCAGATCGCGCGCATCCTGGGCAGCATGACCGAACCCGAGCTCATGCACCGGGACAACCTGGTCGTGCTTTAA
- a CDS encoding FAD-binding oxidoreductase has product MSASDFSQRLVQALGPDTVFTAQADIAPWLSDWRGLYNGQAQAVVRPRTTAEVATCLALCQEAGVPVVPRGGNTGLCGGATPDGGASNVVLSLDRMNAVRSIDTVANTMVAEAGAILGNLRRAAQDAGRLLPLSLAAEDSSQIGGNVATNAGGVNVVRYGMARELVLGLEAVLPTGEIFHGLRTLRKDNTGYDLKQLLIGSEGTLGVITAVALRLFPRTDVRSVVLAAVESPAQALQLFEILFEQCGARLQAFEYFSGDCLDLVLTHAEGVQEPFGQRYPAYVLVELADTADEAGLNTLLENVIGTALERGLCLDAAVSASLAQLQTLWKLREEISEAQRADGPHLKHDVSLPIERIPDFMVSAEARVRALYPDIRPFIFGHFGDGNLHYNLSRPAGTERDWVSVHGAAITDAVLDEVNRYGGSISAEHGIGQLKREHFLHSKDAVELRLMREIKKVMDPAGIMNPGKLL; this is encoded by the coding sequence ATGAGCGCATCCGACTTTTCTCAACGGCTGGTCCAAGCCCTGGGCCCCGACACCGTCTTCACCGCCCAGGCGGATATCGCCCCGTGGCTGTCCGACTGGCGCGGCCTGTACAACGGCCAGGCCCAGGCGGTGGTGCGCCCGCGCACGACCGCCGAAGTCGCCACCTGCCTGGCGCTTTGCCAGGAGGCCGGCGTCCCGGTCGTGCCGCGCGGCGGCAACACCGGCTTGTGCGGTGGCGCCACGCCGGACGGCGGCGCCAGCAACGTGGTGCTCAGCCTGGACCGCATGAATGCGGTGCGCTCCATCGACACCGTCGCCAACACCATGGTGGCCGAAGCCGGCGCCATCCTCGGCAATCTACGCCGCGCGGCGCAGGACGCCGGGCGCTTGCTGCCGCTGAGCCTGGCCGCGGAAGACTCCAGCCAGATCGGCGGCAACGTGGCCACCAACGCCGGCGGCGTGAACGTGGTGCGCTACGGCATGGCGCGCGAACTGGTGCTGGGCCTGGAGGCCGTATTGCCCACGGGCGAAATCTTCCACGGCCTGCGCACCCTGCGCAAAGACAACACGGGCTATGACCTCAAGCAATTGCTCATCGGTTCCGAAGGCACGCTGGGCGTGATCACCGCGGTGGCGCTGCGCCTGTTCCCGCGCACGGACGTGCGTTCAGTGGTACTGGCGGCGGTCGAATCCCCCGCGCAGGCCTTGCAGCTCTTCGAGATCCTGTTCGAGCAATGCGGCGCTCGCCTGCAGGCGTTCGAGTACTTCTCGGGCGATTGCCTGGACCTGGTGCTGACGCACGCCGAAGGCGTACAGGAGCCGTTCGGCCAGCGCTATCCGGCCTATGTGCTGGTGGAACTGGCGGATACGGCGGACGAGGCGGGGCTGAACACGCTGCTGGAAAACGTGATCGGCACCGCGCTGGAACGCGGCCTGTGCCTGGACGCCGCGGTGTCGGCGTCGCTGGCGCAATTGCAGACGCTGTGGAAGCTGCGCGAAGAGATCTCCGAGGCCCAACGCGCCGATGGCCCGCATCTCAAGCATGACGTATCGCTGCCGATCGAACGCATTCCCGACTTCATGGTGTCGGCCGAAGCCCGCGTGCGCGCGCTGTACCCGGACATCCGCCCCTTCATCTTCGGCCACTTCGGCGACGGCAACCTGCACTACAACCTGTCGCGGCCGGCCGGAACCGAGCGCGACTGGGTATCGGTGCATGGGGCGGCGATCACGGATGCGGTGCTGGATGAAGTGAATCGTTATGGCGGGAGTATTTCCGCGGAACATGGGATTGGGCAGTTGAAGCGGGAGCATTTCTTGCATAGCAAGGATGCTGTTGAATTGCGGCTGATGCGGGAGATCAAGAAGGTGATGGATCCTGCGGGGATCATGAATCCGGGGAAGCTGTTGTAG
- a CDS encoding GGDEF domain-containing protein — protein sequence MDIGLKFSLPKWRLTRWLTYTGQDTPADIRAALIASLFGTLPIFAGGVINTLMISGVVTWRRPEPLYISWLALELVLAIVRVTILRMALRAAPKGGNTHTDIYILLALLWAFSVGYGVFITFINGDWLAATLAGVSCGAMAGGICFRNYGAPRLVGAMIFLSLGPMCLGALFTGEYVTAIVFIQIPFYLISMSIASHRLNRILVSTMQAERDSDRRASEDVLTGLANRAGLQAALERVCSSARGHDSAAALLYMDMDDFKRINDTHGHAAGDQVLKTIADRMRAMLRVDDVAARIGGDEFIVLVTGIDATAALRLGEHLLRDASQPIALADGTRVSVGLSIGISIMSGANRTPQAALDSADAALYRAKAQGGRRCVVDVAEEPADEALPGDASVAV from the coding sequence GTGGATATAGGACTCAAGTTCAGCTTGCCCAAGTGGCGGCTGACGCGTTGGCTGACGTACACCGGGCAAGACACGCCCGCGGATATCCGCGCGGCGCTCATCGCCAGTCTGTTCGGCACGCTCCCCATTTTTGCCGGCGGGGTCATCAATACCTTGATGATCTCGGGCGTAGTCACATGGCGCCGTCCCGAACCGCTGTATATCTCGTGGCTGGCCCTGGAGCTGGTGCTGGCCATCGTCCGGGTCACCATCCTGAGGATGGCCCTGCGCGCGGCCCCCAAGGGCGGCAATACCCATACCGACATCTACATCCTGCTGGCGCTCCTGTGGGCGTTCAGCGTGGGCTACGGCGTCTTCATCACCTTCATCAACGGCGACTGGCTGGCCGCGACGCTGGCGGGGGTGTCCTGCGGCGCCATGGCCGGCGGCATCTGCTTTCGCAATTACGGCGCGCCGAGGCTGGTCGGGGCCATGATCTTCCTGAGCCTGGGGCCGATGTGCCTGGGCGCGCTGTTCACGGGTGAATACGTGACGGCCATCGTTTTCATCCAGATTCCCTTCTATCTGATCAGCATGAGCATCGCGTCGCACCGGCTCAACCGCATCCTGGTGTCCACCATGCAGGCCGAACGGGACAGCGACCGCCGCGCCAGCGAAGACGTGCTGACGGGCCTGGCCAACCGCGCCGGCCTGCAGGCGGCCCTGGAGCGCGTGTGCTCCAGCGCGCGCGGGCACGACAGCGCCGCCGCGCTCCTGTACATGGACATGGATGATTTCAAGCGCATCAACGACACCCACGGCCACGCCGCGGGCGATCAGGTGCTCAAGACCATCGCCGACCGCATGCGCGCCATGCTGCGCGTGGACGACGTGGCTGCCCGGATCGGCGGAGACGAATTCATCGTCCTGGTGACGGGCATCGATGCCACCGCCGCCTTGCGCCTGGGCGAACACTTGCTGCGCGACGCCTCGCAGCCTATTGCGCTGGCGGACGGGACGCGCGTCAGCGTGGGCCTGTCCATCGGCATCTCGATCATGTCCGGCGCCAACCGGACCCCCCAGGCCGCCCTGGATTCCGCGGACGCCGCGCTGTACCGCGCCAAGGCGCAAGGCGGCCGCCGCTGCGTGGTCGACGTGGCGGAAGAGCCCGCCGACGAGGCCTTGCCCGGCGACGCGTCCGTGGCCGTCTGA
- a CDS encoding SecDF P1 head subdomain-containing protein, whose amino-acid sequence MQLNLRKLAPALVVVTLALAGCKTAPTKTSGAAATPEAGQQSATPATASRVDFYLAKREAGPGLREISLPDGKLYLQETPVLTRADLTDAAALVDRQGQNFVGLRFSEAGTRKLTTVSTNNVGSVLALVIDQELVAAPLIGEPLNRGVLAFGVPSAQAASEIAAKIRGDAAAPAAGTAPAPAPAPAAKP is encoded by the coding sequence ATGCAACTGAACCTACGCAAATTGGCGCCCGCCCTGGTTGTTGTGACGTTGGCGCTAGCGGGTTGCAAGACCGCCCCGACTAAGACGTCCGGCGCCGCTGCCACCCCCGAGGCCGGCCAGCAATCCGCCACTCCGGCCACCGCATCGCGGGTGGATTTCTATCTGGCCAAGCGCGAAGCCGGGCCTGGCCTGCGTGAAATCAGCCTGCCCGATGGCAAGCTCTATCTTCAGGAAACGCCCGTCCTGACGCGCGCCGACCTGACCGACGCCGCCGCCCTGGTGGACCGTCAAGGCCAGAACTTCGTGGGCCTGCGCTTCTCCGAAGCCGGCACGCGCAAGCTCACCACCGTCAGCACCAACAATGTCGGCAGCGTGCTGGCTTTGGTCATCGATCAGGAATTGGTCGCCGCTCCGCTCATCGGCGAACCGCTGAATCGCGGCGTGCTGGCCTTTGGCGTACCGTCGGCCCAGGCCGCCTCCGAGATCGCCGCCAAGATCCGCGGCGACGCCGCCGCGCCCGCGGCTGGCACGGCTCCTGCGCCTGCGCCTGCTCCTGCCGCCAAGCCTTGA
- a CDS encoding FadR/GntR family transcriptional regulator, giving the protein MLTKSLTLTEQVARQIATEIAGGVHPVGAKLPPGRVLAEQYGVSAAVIREVTERLRAQGLIQSRQGSGSTVVSRTGAQGFQVSSGIAVNREQLASVYELRMELEGGAAALAAVRSDASDLAAMERALADLEAHLEHPEQGVEHDISFHVAIAAATHNRHYQDLLQYLNLQLRLAVSTARSNSRLQEGLTAAVHQEHVAVFEAIRGRDPEGARHAAIRHLQQAARRLQLDLLFPAAKQTS; this is encoded by the coding sequence ATGTTGACCAAGAGCCTTACCCTTACCGAGCAGGTCGCCCGCCAGATCGCCACGGAGATCGCCGGCGGCGTCCATCCCGTCGGCGCCAAGTTGCCGCCTGGACGTGTCCTGGCGGAACAGTACGGCGTCAGCGCCGCCGTGATCCGCGAAGTCACCGAGCGCCTGCGGGCGCAAGGCCTGATCCAGAGCCGCCAGGGTTCTGGCAGCACCGTGGTGTCGCGCACCGGCGCGCAAGGCTTCCAGGTGTCCTCCGGCATCGCCGTGAACCGGGAGCAGCTGGCCAGCGTCTACGAGCTGCGGATGGAGCTGGAAGGCGGCGCGGCTGCCCTGGCGGCCGTCCGCAGCGACGCCTCGGACCTCGCCGCCATGGAGCGGGCGCTGGCCGACCTGGAAGCGCATCTGGAACATCCCGAGCAGGGCGTGGAACATGACATTTCCTTCCACGTCGCCATCGCGGCCGCCACACACAACCGCCATTACCAGGACCTGCTGCAGTACCTCAACCTGCAGTTGCGCCTGGCCGTCAGCACCGCCCGGTCGAACAGCCGCCTGCAAGAGGGCCTGACCGCCGCCGTTCACCAGGAACACGTGGCCGTGTTCGAGGCCATCCGCGGGCGCGATCCCGAAGGCGCCCGGCACGCCGCCATCCGTCATTTGCAGCAGGCGGCCCGCCGCCTGCAACTCGATCTACTCTTTCCCGCCGCAAAGCAAACATCATGA
- a CDS encoding helix-turn-helix domain-containing protein, with protein MKTFSDRLKHARLLRGHTQKTLARLVRISQSAIGSYESGLRHSSRSARKLAQVLKVEVEWLETGKGPMELPMEGYDLSNTLPVSGIAESTPRPGGRPRPMAPWPYPNISPSQFESLTPDDRVMLEALTQTFIETTLLRRGIKPRGRKIG; from the coding sequence GTGAAAACATTCTCAGACCGACTGAAGCACGCTCGTCTTTTACGTGGCCACACGCAGAAGACGCTCGCCCGCTTGGTGCGCATCTCGCAAAGTGCAATCGGCAGCTACGAAAGTGGTTTGCGCCACTCAAGCCGCTCGGCCCGCAAACTGGCGCAGGTCTTGAAGGTCGAGGTTGAATGGCTGGAAACCGGCAAGGGCCCCATGGAACTGCCCATGGAAGGCTACGACCTGAGCAATACGCTTCCCGTGTCCGGGATCGCCGAATCCACGCCGCGTCCCGGCGGCCGGCCGCGTCCGATGGCGCCGTGGCCCTACCCCAACATTTCGCCTTCGCAGTTCGAATCGCTCACGCCCGATGATCGCGTGATGCTCGAAGCGCTGACGCAGACGTTCATCGAAACGACGCTGCTTCGCCGCGGCATCAAGCCGCGCGGACGCAAGATCGGCTAA
- the thiC gene encoding phosphomethylpyrimidine synthase ThiC: MNANPKFLAATAEVDAAAVAPLPKSRRVYEIGSRPDIRVPFREIEQDDTPTMFGGEKNPPLTVYDCSGPYTDPEARIDIRRGLPELRRAWIEERGDTELLSGPTSDYGKERLTDPKLTAMRFDLQRPPRRARSGANVSQMHYARRGIITPEMEYVAIRESLRREHYLQTLRDSGPDGEKMVKRLLRQHPGQSFGAAIPAAITPEFVRDEIARGRAIIPANINHPEVEPMAIGRNFLVKINANIGNSAVSSGIGEEVEKMTWAIRWGGDTVMDLSTGKHIHETREWIIRNSPVPIGTVPIYQALEKVDGKAEDLTWEIFRDTLIEQAEQGVDYFTIHAGVRLPFIPMTADRMTGIVSRGGSIMAKWCLAHHKESFLYERFEEICEIMKAYDVSFSLGDGLRPGSGYDANDEAQFAELKTLGELTQVAWKHDVQVMIEGPGHVPMQMIKENMELQLKHCHEAPFYTLGPLTTDIAPGYDHITSGIGAALIGWYGTAMLCYVTPKEHLGLPNKKDVKDGIITYKIAAHAADLAKGHPGAAIRDNALSKARFEFRWDDQFNLGLDPDTAKEFHDETLPKDSMKVAHFCSMCGPHFCSMKITQDVRDYAAAQGVSENEALQKGMQEKSVEFVKKGAEVYHRQ; this comes from the coding sequence ATGAACGCCAATCCCAAATTCCTGGCCGCTACCGCCGAAGTCGACGCGGCGGCCGTCGCACCGCTGCCCAAATCCCGCCGCGTGTATGAAATCGGCTCGCGCCCCGACATCCGCGTGCCGTTTCGGGAAATCGAGCAGGACGACACGCCGACGATGTTCGGCGGGGAAAAGAATCCGCCGCTGACCGTGTATGACTGCAGCGGCCCCTACACGGACCCCGAAGCCAGGATCGACATCCGCCGCGGCCTTCCCGAACTGCGCCGCGCCTGGATCGAGGAACGCGGCGACACGGAGTTGCTGTCGGGCCCGACCAGCGACTACGGAAAGGAACGCCTGACCGATCCCAAGCTGACGGCGATGCGCTTTGACCTGCAGCGCCCGCCGCGCCGCGCCAGGTCCGGCGCCAATGTCTCGCAGATGCACTACGCGCGCCGTGGCATCATCACGCCCGAAATGGAATACGTGGCGATCCGCGAAAGCCTGCGCCGCGAGCACTATCTGCAGACGCTGCGCGACAGCGGTCCCGACGGCGAAAAAATGGTCAAGCGCCTGTTGCGCCAGCACCCGGGGCAATCGTTCGGCGCGGCCATTCCGGCCGCCATCACCCCGGAGTTCGTGCGCGACGAGATCGCACGCGGCCGCGCCATCATCCCGGCCAACATCAACCACCCCGAAGTGGAGCCGATGGCCATCGGCCGCAACTTCCTTGTGAAAATCAACGCCAACATCGGCAATTCCGCGGTCAGCTCCGGCATCGGCGAGGAAGTGGAAAAGATGACGTGGGCGATCCGCTGGGGCGGCGACACGGTGATGGACTTGTCCACCGGCAAGCACATCCACGAAACCCGCGAATGGATCATCCGCAATTCGCCGGTGCCGATCGGCACGGTGCCGATCTATCAGGCGCTGGAAAAGGTGGACGGCAAGGCCGAGGACCTGACCTGGGAGATCTTCCGCGACACGCTGATCGAGCAGGCCGAGCAAGGCGTGGATTACTTCACGATCCATGCGGGCGTGCGCCTGCCGTTCATCCCGATGACGGCCGACCGCATGACGGGCATCGTTTCGCGCGGCGGCTCGATCATGGCCAAGTGGTGTCTGGCGCACCACAAGGAGAGCTTCCTGTACGAGCGCTTCGAAGAGATCTGCGAAATCATGAAGGCCTACGACGTCAGCTTCTCGCTGGGCGACGGCCTGCGTCCGGGTTCGGGCTATGACGCCAACGACGAGGCGCAATTCGCCGAGCTGAAGACGCTGGGCGAGCTGACGCAGGTGGCCTGGAAGCACGATGTGCAGGTGATGATCGAAGGGCCGGGCCATGTGCCGATGCAGATGATCAAGGAGAACATGGAGCTGCAGCTGAAGCATTGCCACGAGGCGCCGTTCTATACCTTGGGCCCTCTGACGACCGACATCGCGCCGGGCTACGACCACATTACCTCGGGGATCGGGGCAGCGCTGATCGGCTGGTACGGCACCGCGATGCTCTGTTATGTGACGCCCAAGGAGCATCTGGGCCTGCCGAACAAGAAGGACGTGAAGGACGGCATCATCACGTACAAGATCGCGGCGCACGCAGCCGACCTGGCCAAGGGCCACCCGGGCGCGGCGATCCGCGACAACGCGCTGTCCAAGGCACGCTTCGAGTTCCGGTGGGACGACCAGTTCAACCTGGGCCTGGATCCGGACACAGCCAAGGAATTCCACGACGAGACCCTGCCGAAGGACTCGATGAAGGTCGCGCATTTCTGCTCGATGTGCGGTCCGCATTTCTGCAGCATGAAGATCACCCAGGACGTCCGCGACTATGCGGCGGCTCAGGGTGTGAGCGAGAATGAAGCGCTGCAGAAGGGGATGCAGGAGAAGTCGGTGGAGTTCGTTAAGAAAGGGGCCGAGGTTTATCATCGGCAGTGA
- a CDS encoding winged helix-turn-helix domain-containing protein produces MQERGSVFVVQLDEMVSNNLAAALRQFRWRVRVFDSVMGLQDQLQTQVADTYVLSGAPAGVPGLVALLRRVAPGAAVVWQACGVTAVERAAALDAGVDACAPVGMESLEWDALLRNLYRRTRPSASSWRVDAPARVLAGPAGERLPLTARERAFFVRLLNAPGQCLQRERFFPSDARDPSDGARRVDVVVSRLRSKARRFNIELPVLAVRGWGYMLLPPGGPTEPTAANRP; encoded by the coding sequence ATGCAGGAACGTGGCAGCGTCTTCGTCGTGCAACTCGATGAAATGGTGAGCAATAATCTTGCCGCCGCGTTGCGTCAGTTCCGCTGGCGGGTTCGCGTCTTCGATTCCGTGATGGGGCTGCAGGACCAATTGCAGACCCAGGTTGCGGACACCTATGTGTTGAGCGGCGCACCCGCCGGCGTGCCTGGGCTGGTCGCCTTGCTGCGCCGGGTCGCCCCAGGCGCAGCGGTGGTCTGGCAGGCCTGCGGCGTCACCGCGGTTGAACGCGCCGCCGCCCTGGATGCCGGCGTGGACGCCTGCGCGCCAGTTGGCATGGAGTCGCTGGAATGGGATGCGCTGTTGCGCAACCTGTACCGGCGGACACGCCCCAGCGCAAGTTCATGGCGGGTCGACGCTCCTGCTCGCGTGCTGGCGGGGCCCGCCGGAGAACGCCTGCCGCTGACCGCGCGTGAACGTGCCTTTTTTGTCCGTTTGCTCAATGCGCCAGGCCAATGCCTGCAGCGGGAACGCTTCTTTCCCAGCGATGCGCGCGATCCCTCGGACGGCGCGCGGCGGGTGGATGTGGTGGTGTCGCGGCTGCGCAGCAAGGCGCGCCGCTTCAACATCGAACTGCCGGTGCTCGCGGTGCGGGGCTGGGGGTACATGCTGCTGCCGCCCGGTGGCCCGACGGAACCGACCGCGGCGAACAGACCTTAA
- the obgE gene encoding GTPase ObgE gives MKFVDEATIEVVAGKGGNGVASFRREKFIPKGGPDGGDGGRGGTIYAVADRNINTLIDYRYARLHRAKGGENGRGSDQYGAAAPDITLRVPVGTIIHDAETGEVLFDLNTHEQKVVLAAGGQGGMGNIHFKSSLNRAPRQWTPGKEGEHRYLRMELKVLADVGLLGLPNAGKSTLITRISNAKPKIADYPFTTLHPNLGVVRTSPSRSFVVADIPGLIEGASEGAGLGHLFLRHLARTRVLLHLVDVSTPDPDADPVEQAVADARAIVEELRRYDPELAAKPRWLILNKLDMVPDPEDTQRRFLELYDWKGPVFAISGLTGEGTQDLLYALQDYLDAEREKEHLSSDQADGTYVAPDPRFDDTRTDADKPAAPRGGDE, from the coding sequence ATGAAATTCGTAGACGAAGCCACCATTGAAGTGGTCGCCGGCAAGGGCGGCAATGGCGTGGCGAGCTTTCGCCGCGAAAAATTCATCCCCAAGGGCGGCCCGGACGGCGGCGACGGCGGACGCGGCGGCACCATCTATGCAGTGGCCGATCGCAATATCAACACGCTGATCGACTACCGCTACGCGCGCCTGCACCGCGCCAAGGGCGGTGAAAACGGCCGCGGCTCCGACCAGTACGGCGCAGCCGCCCCGGACATCACCCTGCGCGTGCCGGTGGGCACGATCATCCATGACGCCGAAACCGGCGAAGTCCTGTTCGACCTGAACACGCACGAGCAGAAGGTTGTGCTCGCGGCCGGCGGCCAGGGCGGCATGGGCAACATCCACTTCAAGTCCAGCCTGAACCGCGCGCCCCGCCAGTGGACGCCCGGCAAGGAAGGCGAACACCGCTACCTGCGCATGGAACTGAAGGTGCTGGCCGACGTGGGCCTGCTCGGCCTGCCCAACGCCGGCAAGTCCACGCTGATCACGCGCATCTCCAATGCGAAGCCGAAGATCGCGGACTACCCCTTCACCACGCTGCACCCCAACCTGGGCGTGGTACGCACGTCGCCGTCGCGCAGCTTCGTCGTGGCCGACATTCCCGGCCTGATCGAAGGCGCCTCCGAAGGCGCCGGCCTGGGCCACCTGTTCCTGCGCCATCTGGCGCGCACCCGCGTGCTGCTGCACCTGGTGGACGTGTCCACGCCGGATCCGGACGCGGACCCCGTCGAGCAAGCCGTCGCCGACGCGCGCGCCATCGTCGAGGAACTGCGCCGCTATGACCCCGAACTGGCCGCCAAGCCGCGCTGGCTGATCCTGAACAAGCTGGACATGGTGCCCGATCCCGAGGACACCCAGCGCCGCTTCCTTGAACTGTATGACTGGAAGGGCCCGGTATTCGCCATTTCGGGCCTGACGGGCGAAGGCACGCAGGACCTGCTCTACGCGCTGCAGGACTACCTGGACGCCGAGCGCGAAAAGGAACACCTGTCGAGCGACCAGGCCGACGGCACCTATGTGGCGCCGGACCCCCGCTTTGATGACACACGCACGGATGCGGACAAGCCCGCCGCGCCGCGCGGCGGTGACGAATAA
- the rpmA gene encoding 50S ribosomal protein L27, with translation MAQKKGGGSTRNGRDSESKRLGVKTFGGELIPAGSIIVRQRGTRFHPGVNVGMGKDHTLFALIDGKVQFGFKGALNKQTVSIIAAE, from the coding sequence ATGGCACAGAAAAAGGGCGGCGGCTCTACGCGGAACGGACGCGACTCAGAATCGAAGCGTCTGGGCGTCAAGACTTTTGGCGGTGAATTGATTCCCGCTGGTTCGATCATCGTGCGTCAGCGCGGTACTCGCTTCCACCCCGGCGTGAACGTCGGCATGGGCAAGGACCACACCCTGTTCGCGCTGATCGACGGCAAGGTTCAATTCGGCTTCAAGGGCGCATTGAACAAGCAGACCGTTTCGATCATCGCTGCCGAGTAA
- the rplU gene encoding 50S ribosomal protein L21 produces the protein MYAVVKTGGKQYRVAAGEKLKIEQIPADIGQEITLDQVLSVGEGDQLKVGTPLVSGAVVKATVLAQGRHDKVKIFKMRRRKHYQKHQGHRQNYTEIRIEAITA, from the coding sequence ATGTACGCGGTCGTAAAAACCGGTGGCAAGCAGTATCGCGTTGCCGCTGGCGAAAAACTCAAGATAGAACAGATACCGGCAGACATTGGGCAAGAAATCACCCTGGACCAAGTGCTGTCCGTGGGCGAAGGCGACCAACTGAAAGTTGGCACGCCCCTCGTCTCCGGCGCTGTGGTCAAGGCAACGGTTCTTGCGCAAGGCCGCCACGACAAGGTCAAGATCTTCAAGATGCGCCGTCGCAAGCACTATCAGAAGCATCAGGGCCACCGTCAGAACTACACCGAAATCCGCATCGAAGCCATCACGGCTTAA